The proteins below are encoded in one region of Aestuariivirga litoralis:
- a CDS encoding NAD(P)-dependent oxidoreductase → MKIAWIGAGKMGLPVCKRLKASSHDVRILARRPAQAEMLQALGFATESTVPAAILGADIVFSCVSDDKALADVVLNNSIIAPTFIDMSTVSPEVSAKVANHLGDTTDYLRAPVSGSTALAESGMLTALVSGPKLAFDKTADIFAAFTKKAFHVGEAEEARYLKLAINSMVCATSALLAEALAFGAKGGLSHATMMEVINQSVVASPLIGYKTDMIVSGDYKPAATLNTLMKDLNLFLSAGANQNMALPVNTQIMQAYRTASERGLGEEDFFVLIQQAAS, encoded by the coding sequence ATGAAGATCGCCTGGATCGGCGCCGGCAAAATGGGCCTCCCCGTATGCAAGCGCCTAAAGGCTTCAAGCCACGACGTGCGAATCCTAGCACGGCGACCGGCACAGGCGGAGATGCTTCAGGCTCTGGGTTTTGCCACCGAAAGCACTGTGCCAGCAGCGATCCTCGGTGCTGACATAGTCTTCTCATGTGTTTCCGATGACAAGGCCTTGGCCGATGTGGTTCTGAACAACAGTATCATTGCGCCAACCTTCATCGACATGAGCACGGTCTCACCGGAGGTGTCGGCAAAAGTCGCCAATCATCTGGGCGACACTACGGATTATCTGCGTGCCCCGGTCTCAGGATCAACGGCACTCGCCGAAAGCGGAATGCTTACAGCCCTCGTCTCCGGGCCAAAGTTGGCCTTCGACAAGACGGCCGATATCTTCGCAGCCTTCACCAAGAAAGCTTTCCATGTCGGTGAAGCTGAGGAGGCACGCTACCTGAAGCTGGCGATCAATAGTATGGTCTGTGCCACCTCAGCGCTGCTTGCTGAGGCCTTGGCCTTTGGCGCAAAGGGAGGTCTCAGCCATGCGACGATGATGGAAGTCATAAATCAGAGTGTCGTCGCATCGCCATTGATTGGTTACAAGACAGACATGATAGTAAGCGGCGACTACAAGCCCGCCGCCACGCTCAACACGCTGATGAAGGACCTCAATCTCTTCCTCTCAGCGGGCGCAAATCAGAACATGGCCCTTCCGGTCAACACCCAGATCATGCAAGCCTATCGCACCGCGTCGGAGCGAGGCTTAGGTGAGGAGGATTTTTTCGTGCTCATCCAGCAGGCGGCATCATGA